One Actinoplanes missouriensis 431 DNA segment encodes these proteins:
- a CDS encoding LacI family DNA-binding transcriptional regulator: MSRPQKRATVHDIAAAAGVSRGTVSRVLNGGYVSAEARAAIEAAILEVGYVPNNAARTLKMRRSQAVGFVALEPHSLFLDDPNIGSIMLGANAALSLADHQMVSLVVESQRDTERVARYLSGGFVDGAIVVSARTRDPIIKVIADLGLPAAFVGHPPELSDNIPFVGIDNVGSAQAITARLAASGRRRIGMIAAALDRDSGIDRLTGFKTALGTGYDPALVADVPHYDYGSGAKGMRLLLEREPSIDGVFAASDAIAAGALETLREAGRSVPGDVGVVGFDDSTWAVRCQPQLSTVHQPAKELGSYAAQLVLRQLRGETLEPGGQMLPTPIVWRDSA; the protein is encoded by the coding sequence ATGTCCAGGCCTCAGAAGCGCGCCACGGTCCACGACATCGCCGCCGCGGCCGGTGTCTCCCGCGGCACCGTGAGCCGCGTGCTGAACGGCGGATACGTCTCCGCCGAGGCCCGCGCCGCGATCGAGGCGGCCATCCTCGAAGTCGGTTACGTGCCGAACAACGCGGCCCGGACGCTGAAGATGCGCCGCTCGCAGGCCGTCGGCTTCGTCGCTCTGGAGCCGCATTCACTCTTCCTCGACGACCCGAACATCGGCTCGATCATGCTCGGCGCGAACGCCGCGCTCTCCCTCGCCGACCACCAGATGGTCAGCCTGGTGGTGGAGTCCCAGCGCGACACCGAGCGGGTCGCGCGGTACCTCAGCGGAGGTTTCGTCGACGGCGCCATCGTCGTGTCGGCCCGGACCCGGGACCCGATCATCAAGGTAATCGCCGACCTGGGCCTTCCGGCGGCATTCGTCGGTCATCCACCCGAGTTGAGCGACAACATCCCGTTCGTCGGGATAGACAACGTGGGCTCGGCCCAGGCGATCACAGCCCGCCTCGCCGCCAGCGGCCGCCGCCGCATCGGCATGATCGCCGCCGCGCTCGACCGGGACTCCGGCATCGACCGATTGACAGGCTTCAAAACCGCATTGGGTACGGGGTACGACCCCGCCCTGGTCGCCGACGTCCCGCACTACGACTACGGGTCCGGCGCCAAGGGGATGCGCCTGCTGCTCGAACGTGAACCGTCGATCGACGGCGTCTTCGCCGCGTCGGACGCCATCGCGGCCGGGGCCCTGGAAACGCTGCGGGAAGCCGGACGCAGCGTGCCCGGGGACGTCGGGGTCGTCGGGTTCGACGACAGCACGTGGGCGGTGCGGTGCCAGCCGCAGCTGTCCACGGTGCATCAGCCGGCGAAGGAGCTGGGGTCGTACGCGGCGCAGCTGGTGCTGCGGCAGTTGCGGGGGGAGACGCTGGAGCCGGGCGGGCAGATGCTGCCGACGCCGATCGTGTGGCGGGACTCGGCGTGA